Proteins from a single region of Eremothecium gossypii ATCC 10895 chromosome VI, complete sequence:
- the PNC1 gene encoding nicotinamidase (Syntenic homolog of Saccharomyces cerevisiae YGL037C (PNC1)), translating to MSKALIVVDVQNDFADARGALAVPGAHEIVQPLAELAQDPRWAYVAMTRDWHPPDHVSFADTHGRPPFSPYMYHPPPGVRAPPQAGTLWPTHCVQGSWGAQLAPQLAACPVRSPHSVVDKGVWPDRECYSAFEDIWADRSSGLDGLLRSHGVKHVYVAGLALDYCVKSTAISAARLGYTTTILLDYTRAIAADAQSMARLSSDLAGHQVALCEGAEPLP from the coding sequence ATGTCCAAAGCTCTGATAGTGGTGGATGTGCAGAACGACTTTGCGGAcgcccgcggcgcgctCGCTGTCCCAGGCGCGCACGAGATCGTGCAGCCGCTCGCGGAGCTCGCGCAGGACCCGCGCTGGGCGTATGTGGCCATGACGCGCGACTGGCACCCCCCCGACCACGTCTCGTTCGCCGACACGCACGGCCGGCCGCCCTTCAGCCCCTACATGTACCACCCGCCGCCAGgcgtgcgcgcgccgccacAGGCAGGCACCCTGTGGCCCACGCACTGCGTCCAGGGCTCCTGGGGCGCCCAGCTCGCCCCGCAGCTGGCCGCCTGCCCCGTCCGCTCGCCGCACAGCGTTGTCGACAAGGGCGTCTGGCCTGACCGCGAGTGCTACTCCGCGTTTGAGGACATCTGGGCCGaccgcagcagcgggctAGACGGGCTGTTGCGCAGCCACGGCGTCAAACACGTTTACGTCGCGGGCCTTGCCCTGGATTACTGTGTCAAAAGCACCGCCATcagcgccgcgcgcctGGGCTACACCACGACGATCCTGCTGGATTATACGCGGGCGATCGCTGCCGATGCGCAGAGCATGGCGCGGCTCTCTAGCGATCTCGCTGGTCACCAGGTGGCCCTCTGCGAGGGCGCTGAGCCCCTGCCGTAG